A DNA window from Flavisolibacter ginsenosidimutans contains the following coding sequences:
- a CDS encoding nucleotidyltransferase domain-containing protein, with translation MLKVVEPRIEAQEFYKSSLELLTQHKIPFMLGGGFALYHYTGIIRDMKDMDVFCKPVDYPKILKLFAGYGYETQVYDVRWLAKIHRDGHYIDVIFNTVNNICTVDDAWFEHASCTDVYGVPVKIIPAEELVWCKLYVQNRERYDGSDINHILLKKGGQLNWKRLLNRIDPHWHLLLMQILQFQFVYPSEYRNIIPDWLFHELIQRAQDQYELPPPFEKVCRGPVIDNTQYEVDIKDWNYKSYTIMTI, from the coding sequence ATGCTGAAAGTTGTAGAGCCAAGAATTGAGGCGCAGGAGTTTTACAAATCATCGCTGGAGCTTTTAACCCAACACAAAATTCCTTTTATGTTGGGTGGCGGCTTTGCCCTTTATCACTACACGGGCATTATTCGCGACATGAAGGACATGGATGTTTTCTGCAAACCTGTTGACTACCCGAAAATTCTGAAATTGTTTGCCGGTTACGGCTACGAAACGCAAGTCTATGACGTGCGGTGGCTGGCAAAAATTCACCGCGACGGACATTACATTGACGTCATCTTTAACACGGTTAACAACATTTGCACCGTTGACGATGCCTGGTTTGAGCACGCATCCTGCACAGACGTGTACGGCGTGCCGGTGAAAATTATTCCGGCCGAAGAATTGGTATGGTGCAAGCTTTACGTGCAGAACCGGGAACGCTACGACGGTTCGGACATCAATCACATTCTTTTGAAAAAGGGCGGGCAACTGAATTGGAAACGGCTGCTCAACCGCATTGATCCGCACTGGCATTTGCTGCTGATGCAAATCCTGCAATTTCAATTTGTTTATCCATCGGAGTACCGCAACATTATTCCCGACTGGCTTTTTCACGAACTCATTCAACGGGCACAGGACCAATACGAGCTTCCGCCGCCTTTTGAAAAAGTTTGCCGCGGACCTGTCATTGACAACACGCAATACGAAGTGGACATCAAGGACTGGAATTATAAATCCTACACAATAATGACGATTTAA
- a CDS encoding NotI family restriction endonuclease: MATTLLSELFTVPTDAEAQNWKAIVAKQHCSFLGRKCLKVRKSEPEISIGTCTVKYGREQGDVIICPYRLVERRKIFLDCIHLLTLHEPGNDLHVVPELSIPGGTIDYFLASVRNGIVIDFVGIELQTLDTTGTVWPERQRFLQAHGVKVNPKDTASTKTFGMNWKMTAKTILVQLHHKIKTFEHLNKHLVLVVQNHLLTYMQSAFAFDHISKTARLGDPMHFHSYLLEHSERQYQLKLAERLSTDSAGIATCIGLQAEAKIEMEIIVKAIQAKISDRTLLSI, encoded by the coding sequence ATGGCTACAACTTTGCTTTCTGAATTATTTACCGTTCCTACAGACGCCGAAGCGCAAAACTGGAAAGCAATTGTTGCCAAACAGCACTGTTCTTTCTTGGGAAGAAAATGCTTGAAGGTTCGGAAAAGTGAACCGGAAATTTCTATTGGTACATGCACCGTAAAGTATGGACGTGAGCAAGGCGATGTAATAATTTGCCCATACCGTTTGGTTGAGAGGCGAAAGATTTTTCTGGATTGCATTCACCTTTTGACATTACATGAACCCGGAAATGATTTGCATGTGGTGCCAGAATTATCAATTCCAGGGGGCACGATTGATTACTTCTTAGCGTCAGTCAGAAATGGTATTGTAATTGACTTTGTTGGCATTGAACTGCAAACTTTGGATACCACTGGTACTGTATGGCCAGAACGCCAAAGATTTTTGCAAGCACACGGGGTGAAGGTGAACCCAAAAGATACTGCATCAACAAAAACGTTTGGAATGAACTGGAAAATGACAGCTAAGACTATACTTGTCCAGCTTCACCACAAAATCAAAACATTTGAACATTTAAATAAGCATCTTGTTCTCGTTGTCCAGAACCATCTGCTTACATACATGCAAAGTGCTTTTGCGTTTGACCATATTTCAAAGACGGCGAGACTTGGTGACCCTATGCACTTTCATTCCTACTTATTGGAACATTCTGAACGGCAATACCAACTGAAGCTTGCGGAGCGTTTGAGCACCGACAGCGCAGGAATAGCAACTTGCATTGGACTACAGGCAGAAGCGAAAATTGAAATGGAAATTATTGTCAAGGCAATACAAGCAAAAATTAGCGACAGGACACTTTTATCAATCTAG
- a CDS encoding Crp/Fnr family transcriptional regulator, with the protein MNLPETFKQIFEPGLLQEIEAKAKPVSVKEGTVILDIGQTVRTIPLLAKGTLKISRLDDGGKELLLYYVHANEGCAMTFTCCMEPLPSEIKATAETDVELLAVPVSVMDAWLVKYPSWKSFVLRTVRNRFTELLNAVDQLAFQKLDERLVNYLKEKSKATGSTLINLSHEEIAAEMASSREVISRLLKKLENDKKLLLYRNQIKLLKDF; encoded by the coding sequence ATGAACTTACCCGAAACCTTCAAACAAATTTTCGAGCCCGGACTGCTTCAGGAAATTGAAGCAAAAGCAAAGCCCGTATCGGTAAAAGAAGGCACGGTCATTCTCGACATAGGGCAAACCGTAAGAACCATTCCGTTGCTGGCAAAAGGCACGCTTAAAATATCGCGGCTCGATGACGGCGGCAAAGAGTTGCTGCTTTATTACGTGCACGCAAACGAAGGCTGCGCCATGACCTTTACCTGCTGCATGGAGCCGCTTCCGAGCGAAATAAAAGCAACGGCCGAAACGGACGTTGAACTGCTGGCGGTTCCCGTTTCGGTGATGGACGCCTGGCTGGTAAAATACCCCTCGTGGAAAAGTTTTGTGCTGCGCACCGTGCGCAACCGCTTTACCGAATTGCTGAACGCCGTGGACCAACTGGCCTTTCAAAAGCTGGACGAAAGGCTTGTGAATTACCTCAAGGAAAAATCAAAAGCCACGGGTTCAACCCTCATCAATCTTTCGCACGAAGAGATTGCCGCCGAAATGGCCTCTTCACGGGAAGTGATCTCCCGACTTCTTAAAAAATTGGAGAACGACAAAAAACTCCTTCTTTACCGCAACCAGATAAAGCTGTTGAAAGATTTTTAA
- a CDS encoding rhodanese-like domain-containing protein, with translation MIQLFKNLFQKEPQVSLKELAQQGAQIVDVRTREEFRGGHLQGAVNIPLDELSSKLSSLDKSKPVITCCASGMRSATAKSMLKSKGFTNVHNGGGWSGLQHKLS, from the coding sequence ATGATACAGTTATTCAAAAATTTATTTCAGAAAGAACCGCAGGTGAGTTTGAAAGAACTGGCGCAACAAGGCGCTCAAATTGTTGACGTGCGAACGAGGGAAGAGTTCCGGGGCGGGCATCTCCAAGGTGCGGTCAACATACCGCTGGACGAACTTTCGTCAAAGCTTTCCAGCCTTGACAAATCGAAGCCTGTGATCACTTGCTGTGCATCGGGCATGCGCAGCGCCACGGCAAAAAGCATGTTAAAGTCGAAGGGCTTCACGAACGTTCACAACGGCGGCGGATGGAGTGGTTTGCAACATAAACTTTCCTGA
- a CDS encoding S9 family peptidase, protein MKRITLLCSFLLSFCFLFAQNGTEPVKLTDMLKIKTVGNIVANNEGTMAAFTVTSIEPDEKKEGDYKYVTQLYKVDLTSNAAPVQLTFAKESSSGPAWSPDGKTLAFTRAVDGKPQIFLLPMSGGEAYQLTKFSYGASSPKWSPDGKQIFFASGIGLKDYSKDSVLNPGRSLVSWPFEKPGLTTKEIYSIPKGKGNPDGSIAEIRSYLLNNEADGKATVLTKLNFQDEMNVSSNVSFNQFFVVDANGTSTPKLITHGFYRWGSVEPTPDGKKLLITADVDSLESPDRSLESEIYLADADGGNLRLLLSKKGVVYGNAKVSPSGKWLAYTYGSPAINDVAALAVMPLNGSEKDAITIPFDRSKSSLTWSKDETFLYFTAQSDGGVPLYRLKLATKKIEPLSDFNSGVNSFALGKNKIVFSKTELIDPSGLYSADLSMANVTKLSSFNDWVKTKKLSLPEKHTFVDNKGLTVEYWVMKPAAYEAGKKYPLLLEIHGGPTAMWGPGEASMWHEFQYFCGKGYGVVYSNPRGSGGYGDAFLKANTADWGAGPTSDVLTALDKTVAEGWADTSKLLVTGGSYAGYLVAWIISHDHRFKAACSQRGVYDLATFFGEGNAWRLVPSYFGGYPWEPKVKELLQHESPINYVQNISTPYIIFHGDNDRRTGFVQGEMMYRSLKVLNRPVEYVRHPGATHELTRSGDNRQRMDQMLRTYEFFERWIH, encoded by the coding sequence ATGAAACGAATCACGCTTCTCTGTTCATTCCTTCTCTCCTTCTGTTTTCTCTTTGCACAAAACGGTACCGAACCGGTAAAGCTCACCGACATGCTCAAGATAAAAACGGTCGGGAACATCGTTGCCAACAACGAAGGCACGATGGCCGCTTTTACAGTCACCAGCATTGAACCTGATGAAAAGAAAGAAGGCGACTACAAATACGTCACGCAGCTTTATAAAGTTGATTTAACATCAAACGCCGCTCCCGTTCAACTCACGTTTGCAAAAGAAAGTTCATCAGGCCCAGCTTGGAGTCCTGATGGAAAAACGCTTGCGTTTACAAGAGCCGTTGACGGCAAGCCACAGATTTTTTTATTGCCCATGAGCGGCGGCGAAGCCTACCAGCTTACTAAATTCTCTTACGGCGCTTCGTCGCCAAAATGGTCGCCTGATGGAAAGCAAATCTTCTTTGCATCGGGCATTGGCTTGAAAGATTATAGCAAAGATTCGGTACTCAATCCAGGCCGTTCACTCGTTTCGTGGCCATTCGAAAAACCCGGCTTAACCACGAAAGAAATTTACAGCATACCGAAAGGTAAAGGCAATCCCGATGGAAGCATCGCAGAAATAAGAAGCTATCTTCTGAACAACGAAGCCGACGGCAAAGCAACGGTTTTAACGAAGCTGAATTTCCAGGACGAGATGAACGTTTCCAGCAATGTTTCGTTCAACCAGTTTTTTGTTGTGGATGCAAATGGCACGTCAACACCAAAGCTTATTACACACGGCTTTTACCGTTGGGGCAGCGTTGAGCCTACACCCGATGGAAAAAAGTTGTTGATTACCGCTGATGTTGATTCGCTTGAATCTCCCGACCGTTCCCTAGAAAGCGAAATCTATTTGGCGGATGCAGATGGCGGCAATCTTCGCCTGTTATTGAGCAAAAAAGGAGTTGTTTACGGCAACGCCAAAGTTTCGCCGTCGGGGAAATGGTTGGCGTACACATACGGCAGTCCCGCAATTAACGACGTTGCAGCACTTGCCGTCATGCCGTTGAACGGTTCGGAGAAAGATGCAATCACGATTCCGTTTGACAGAAGCAAATCATCGCTCACCTGGAGCAAGGACGAAACGTTTCTCTACTTCACCGCGCAAAGCGACGGCGGCGTACCGCTGTATCGTTTAAAGCTTGCCACGAAAAAGATTGAACCGCTTTCTGATTTTAATTCCGGTGTGAATTCCTTTGCTTTAGGAAAAAACAAAATCGTCTTTTCAAAAACAGAACTGATTGACCCCTCCGGTTTGTATAGCGCTGATTTAAGCATGGCGAACGTGACCAAACTTTCTTCTTTCAACGATTGGGTGAAAACAAAAAAACTTTCATTGCCCGAGAAGCACACCTTCGTTGACAACAAAGGCCTCACGGTTGAATACTGGGTGATGAAACCAGCGGCCTACGAAGCCGGTAAAAAATATCCCTTGCTGTTAGAAATTCACGGCGGGCCAACGGCCATGTGGGGACCGGGCGAAGCCAGCATGTGGCACGAGTTTCAATACTTCTGCGGCAAAGGCTACGGCGTGGTGTACAGCAACCCGCGTGGCTCCGGCGGTTATGGTGATGCCTTCTTAAAAGCCAACACCGCCGATTGGGGCGCAGGGCCAACATCGGATGTATTAACGGCACTTGATAAAACGGTTGCGGAAGGCTGGGCCGATACGTCGAAGCTATTGGTCACGGGTGGTTCGTATGCGGGCTACCTCGTTGCCTGGATCATTTCGCACGACCATCGCTTTAAGGCCGCCTGCTCGCAGCGCGGCGTTTACGATCTCGCCACGTTCTTTGGCGAAGGCAATGCCTGGCGGTTGGTGCCGAGTTATTTTGGCGGCTATCCCTGGGAACCGAAAGTGAAGGAGTTGCTGCAACACGAATCGCCCATTAATTACGTGCAAAACATAAGCACGCCTTACATCATCTTTCACGGCGACAACGACCGCCGCACGGGCTTTGTACAAGGCGAAATGATGTACCGCAGCTTAAAGGTGTTGAACCGCCCCGTTGAATACGTGCGCCATCCCGGCGCCACGCACGAACTCACCCGCAGCGGCGACAACCGCCAGCGCATGGACCAAATGCTGCGGACGTATGAATTCTTTGAGCGGTGGATACATTGA
- a CDS encoding T9SS type A sorting domain-containing protein, whose protein sequence is MKTKFLQAVLIMASLHGAAQKAATVFGNVQIYPGASVTAVGDFSITSTGNFINNGTLYAKANVNNSQASMTAGTGTLYLNGTTQQTVGGTAAFKTANLTTANAAGVLLNTDLSVSGMHTFSSGQIFTAAAPTYLIYESGSSYSGDNDAAHVVGWVKKNGSSSFAFPVGNTTVERTIQLSSLSAASSFAVNYFRTTPNRFQLASGFVQVDSSEYWQVNEISGGTATVTLNWNNNKVPFFNWSLADIRVAGYNGANWIPQGGTATGNTATTGTISSSQLSSFNLFTFGATSYVLPLRLLSFTAKRGQNDVGISWKVADEKDVAYYAVERSDNGFNFYPLTQLFAHNSGNVEGYTCTDYAAITTAAYYRLKWTNTNGTAAYSSVVKVDGAIENNALALQFNPVKDRLVLLASPQLKGLFQFRIFSATAQLVQTGRVTIEGGGRYELPLTGTMPPGNYTINISDASQSFTLKFVVR, encoded by the coding sequence ATGAAAACAAAATTTCTACAGGCCGTTCTTATCATGGCCAGTCTTCACGGGGCAGCACAAAAAGCGGCAACCGTTTTTGGCAACGTACAGATTTATCCAGGTGCGTCGGTAACTGCGGTGGGTGATTTTTCCATCACCTCAACCGGCAATTTTATTAACAACGGAACGCTTTATGCAAAAGCCAATGTGAACAACAGCCAGGCGTCAATGACTGCGGGCACGGGCACGCTGTACTTAAACGGAACAACCCAACAGACTGTTGGCGGCACAGCCGCTTTTAAAACGGCCAATTTAACCACCGCAAACGCCGCCGGTGTTTTGTTGAACACAGACCTGAGTGTAAGCGGCATGCATACGTTTAGCAGCGGACAAATTTTTACGGCTGCGGCGCCTACCTATTTAATTTATGAAAGCGGCTCCTCGTACAGTGGCGATAACGATGCGGCACACGTAGTTGGCTGGGTAAAGAAAAACGGCAGTTCGAGTTTTGCTTTTCCTGTTGGAAACACGACAGTGGAAAGAACGATTCAACTTTCAAGTCTGTCGGCCGCTAGTTCCTTTGCCGTAAACTATTTCCGAACAACGCCCAATCGTTTTCAATTGGCATCCGGTTTCGTTCAAGTTGATTCAAGCGAATACTGGCAGGTGAACGAAATTTCCGGCGGAACGGCAACCGTAACCTTAAACTGGAACAACAACAAAGTACCTTTTTTTAACTGGAGCCTGGCGGACATAAGGGTAGCCGGCTACAACGGCGCAAACTGGATACCGCAAGGTGGAACCGCAACCGGCAATACCGCAACAACCGGCACCATTTCATCAAGTCAGTTGTCATCGTTCAACCTTTTTACGTTTGGCGCTACCTCTTATGTATTGCCACTGCGGCTGTTAAGTTTTACCGCAAAACGCGGTCAGAACGATGTAGGAATTTCGTGGAAAGTAGCAGATGAAAAAGACGTTGCGTATTACGCGGTTGAACGCAGCGACAACGGCTTTAATTTTTATCCGCTCACGCAATTGTTTGCACACAACTCAGGCAATGTTGAAGGATATACTTGCACCGACTACGCAGCCATAACGACGGCAGCCTATTACCGGCTGAAATGGACAAACACAAACGGCACGGCAGCTTATTCTTCCGTGGTAAAAGTTGATGGGGCAATCGAAAACAACGCCCTGGCCTTGCAGTTCAATCCTGTTAAAGACAGGCTTGTTCTTTTGGCTTCGCCACAGTTGAAAGGATTGTTCCAGTTCCGCATCTTTTCGGCAACTGCGCAACTGGTGCAAACAGGCCGCGTAACGATCGAAGGTGGCGGCAGATACGAACTCCCGCTTACGGGTACAATGCCTCCCGGCAATTACACGATAAACATAAGCGATGCTTCGCAAAGCTTTACACTAAAGTTTGTTGTCCGCTAA
- a CDS encoding DNA-methyltransferase: MDRTSELNEYLTSPTRLPLFVTGDNLEVLSQLPDNTIDCIITSPPYWGQRDYANGGIGLEDKPSLFIENMLQLTKELRRILKPTGSFWLNLGDTYDNKCLQGIPWRVAIAMTDKQNWTLRNSVIWNKHKGGLNSSNDRLRNVHENVFHFVKNAKGYYYDAAAIRTKPREAIVKNGAVVSATGVSGVRYKRQIELSTSLSEEEKQSAFTELNNVLSKVNKGEVSDFRMIIRNQQRTTHSDAATVSGRAKELRDKGFYFLVYHPDGTLPSDVWDILPEDTQKREKHFAPFPEDLCRIPILATCPTDGIVLDPFCGTGTANKVALSYERKSIGVDISQEYIDLAHKRIGINGYNFAF; encoded by the coding sequence ATGGACAGGACTTCCGAACTTAATGAATATTTGACTTCGCCAACTCGCCTTCCCCTATTTGTAACTGGCGACAATTTAGAAGTTTTAAGCCAGCTACCAGACAATACGATTGATTGCATAATTACAAGTCCCCCCTATTGGGGGCAGCGGGACTACGCTAACGGCGGCATTGGTTTGGAGGATAAGCCAAGCCTTTTTATTGAGAACATGCTCCAACTTACAAAAGAGTTAAGGCGCATACTAAAGCCGACCGGCTCATTTTGGCTCAATCTAGGTGATACTTACGACAACAAGTGCTTGCAGGGCATTCCCTGGCGGGTTGCCATTGCAATGACAGACAAGCAAAACTGGACGTTACGTAATAGTGTGATTTGGAATAAACACAAGGGAGGGTTGAACAGTAGCAACGACAGGCTCCGCAATGTTCATGAAAATGTTTTTCATTTCGTCAAAAATGCAAAAGGCTATTACTATGACGCAGCTGCCATTAGAACAAAACCGAGAGAAGCAATTGTAAAAAATGGCGCTGTTGTATCTGCAACGGGAGTAAGCGGTGTTCGTTATAAGAGGCAAATAGAGCTTTCAACCTCACTATCCGAAGAAGAAAAGCAATCCGCTTTTACAGAACTTAATAATGTTCTTTCTAAGGTAAACAAAGGCGAAGTTTCTGATTTCAGGATGATTATTCGTAACCAGCAACGTACTACCCATTCTGACGCTGCTACTGTTTCAGGTAGGGCGAAGGAATTGCGGGACAAAGGTTTTTACTTCCTTGTTTATCATCCCGACGGCACTTTACCCAGCGATGTTTGGGATATTCTTCCAGAGGACACACAGAAACGAGAAAAGCACTTTGCGCCTTTTCCTGAAGACCTTTGCAGAATTCCGATTTTAGCAACTTGCCCTACTGATGGAATTGTTTTAGACCCGTTTTGTGGAACCGGAACGGCTAACAAAGTAGCACTAAGCTATGAGCGAAAGTCCATAGGGGTAGACATTTCACAAGAGTATATCGATTTAGCACATAAAAGAATTGGCATTAATGGCTACAACTTTGCTTTCTGA
- a CDS encoding metallophosphoesterase family protein, which produces MMENNSQQNETNTSNKVRIAAVADVHVRETDKGKWTDYFKEVSRKADVLLICGDLTDTGDEMEAQILCDELKACTIPVICVLGNHDFEKGRHKLIRKILQSDNVHILDGECIVIKGIGFAGVKGFGGGFDNHMLSMFGEGAMKAFVQEAVDEALHLERALARLEQENEGIKKIAVLHYSPVSETVRGEPEVIYPFLGSSRLAEPLERKKVIAAFHGHAHAGKMEGKTANGVKVYNVAKHILLKEGYTQPYFILEV; this is translated from the coding sequence ATGATGGAAAATAATTCCCAACAAAACGAAACAAACACCAGCAACAAAGTGCGCATTGCTGCTGTGGCCGATGTTCACGTTCGCGAAACCGACAAAGGCAAATGGACGGATTATTTTAAAGAGGTTTCCCGCAAAGCGGACGTGCTTCTCATTTGCGGCGATTTAACCGATACCGGCGACGAAATGGAAGCGCAGATTCTGTGCGATGAATTAAAAGCCTGCACAATACCCGTCATTTGCGTTTTGGGCAACCACGACTTTGAAAAAGGGCGGCACAAACTCATTCGCAAAATCCTGCAAAGCGATAACGTGCACATTCTTGACGGCGAATGCATCGTAATAAAGGGCATCGGCTTTGCCGGCGTAAAAGGCTTTGGCGGCGGCTTCGACAACCACATGCTTTCCATGTTTGGTGAAGGCGCCATGAAAGCTTTTGTACAGGAAGCCGTTGATGAAGCATTGCATCTTGAAAGAGCCTTGGCAAGATTGGAACAAGAGAATGAGGGAATAAAAAAAATTGCCGTGCTGCATTATTCTCCCGTTAGCGAAACGGTGCGCGGCGAGCCCGAAGTTATTTACCCCTTTTTGGGCTCATCACGATTAGCCGAGCCACTGGAAAGAAAAAAAGTGATCGCAGCTTTTCACGGCCATGCGCACGCCGGAAAGATGGAAGGAAAAACGGCAAACGGCGTAAAGGTTTACAACGTTGCCAAACACATCTTGCTGAAAGAAGGTTATACGCAGCCGTATTTTATTTTGGAAGTATAA
- a CDS encoding OsmC family protein: MKHEIETQWMGKMQFNALVNGHTIIMDAPERVGGEDQGPIPKPFVLTALSGCTGMDVIALLRKEGKALQDFNLKVSGEISKQPPIEYTSANIVYEMKGAPEDQQAAVEAVMTSQEKICGVSHMLKKIIPVTWQIVYNGIEVFNNQPQLTASLN; the protein is encoded by the coding sequence ATGAAGCACGAAATAGAAACACAATGGATGGGCAAGATGCAGTTTAACGCCCTTGTAAACGGCCACACCATCATCATGGACGCACCCGAACGGGTTGGCGGCGAAGACCAGGGCCCGATTCCGAAACCTTTTGTTCTAACGGCTCTCTCGGGCTGCACCGGCATGGACGTTATTGCCTTGCTGCGCAAAGAGGGAAAAGCCTTGCAGGACTTCAACCTGAAAGTTTCGGGTGAGATCAGCAAGCAACCACCGATCGAGTACACGTCGGCCAACATTGTTTACGAAATGAAAGGCGCTCCCGAAGATCAGCAGGCGGCTGTGGAAGCCGTGATGACCTCGCAGGAAAAAATTTGCGGCGTCAGTCACATGCTCAAAAAAATCATCCCCGTTACCTGGCAAATTGTTTACAACGGCATTGAAGTGTTTAACAACCAACCGCAGCTAACGGCTTCGTTAAACTAA
- a CDS encoding S9 family peptidase codes for MKKTALSFLFVSLVILLQAQDRMTPELLWKIGRVAGVGLTKDKSGLVYTVGTPNADENKSSRKTYLLNLSNNEVKEIPSGDSLVTNTRLSPDGKWMITSKEVKLKKVYGKDFYPDLQKSNVQIYDGLGYRHWDEWEDGAYGHVFVQPVVNEKPSGEGKDIMEGLPYDCPQKPFGGDEDFIWSPDGKTVIYVTKPSYGTKYANSTNTDIFQYDIASGKTTNLSGGMMGYDINPSFSSKGALAWLSMKREGYEADKQDVVVKTGKGIVNLTASWDNSVDAFKWSDDGNTIFFEAAIEGAKHLFRIDNVFTKPVIRQITRGDFDVADIVAQAGNTLIVSRTDMNHAAELYAVDATTGNMKQLTHVNDDVYKNIALSKVEKRNVATTDNKQMTVWVIYPPNFDPSKKYPTLLYCQGGPQSPLTQSYSFRWNFQLMAANGYIVVAPNRRGMYGHGSSWNEEISKDWGGQVMKDYLSAIDAVSKERYVDTSRRGCVGASYGGYSVFYLAGIHNNRFKTFIAHDGVFDTRSMSGTTEELWFTNWEFGGPYWDKANKTAQKSYNEFNPINYVDKWNAPIMIVQGGKDYRVPIEQGLQAFYAAQARGLKSKLLYFPDENHWVLKPQNALVWQREFFKWLGETLNTKAL; via the coding sequence ATGAAAAAAACAGCACTGTCTTTTCTTTTTGTTTCATTGGTTATTTTATTGCAGGCACAGGACCGCATGACACCGGAGCTTTTGTGGAAAATCGGCCGCGTTGCGGGGGTGGGACTTACCAAAGACAAAAGCGGCTTGGTTTATACTGTGGGTACACCCAATGCAGACGAAAACAAAAGCAGCCGAAAAACTTACCTGCTCAATCTTTCAAACAACGAAGTGAAAGAAATTCCTTCAGGCGATTCATTGGTTACAAACACACGGCTTTCACCTGACGGCAAATGGATGATCACATCGAAAGAAGTAAAACTGAAAAAGGTGTACGGCAAAGACTTTTATCCCGATTTGCAGAAGTCGAATGTGCAGATATATGATGGCTTGGGTTATCGCCATTGGGACGAATGGGAAGACGGTGCATACGGCCATGTTTTTGTTCAACCGGTTGTGAACGAAAAACCTTCTGGTGAAGGCAAAGACATTATGGAAGGATTGCCTTACGATTGTCCGCAAAAACCTTTTGGCGGGGACGAAGATTTTATCTGGTCGCCTGATGGTAAGACAGTGATTTATGTAACGAAGCCGTCGTACGGAACAAAGTACGCCAACAGCACCAACACCGATATTTTTCAGTATGATATTGCAAGTGGTAAAACAACAAATCTTTCGGGAGGCATGATGGGTTATGATATCAATCCGTCCTTTTCATCGAAAGGTGCGCTGGCCTGGTTAAGTATGAAGCGAGAAGGTTACGAAGCCGACAAACAAGACGTTGTTGTAAAGACGGGAAAAGGCATCGTCAACCTCACCGCTTCGTGGGACAATTCAGTTGATGCATTTAAGTGGAGCGATGACGGCAACACAATTTTTTTCGAGGCAGCGATTGAAGGAGCTAAACATCTTTTCCGTATTGACAATGTTTTTACGAAGCCTGTCATTCGTCAAATTACCAGAGGCGATTTTGACGTTGCCGACATTGTTGCGCAGGCTGGAAACACATTGATTGTGAGCCGCACCGACATGAACCACGCGGCAGAACTCTACGCTGTTGATGCAACGACCGGCAACATGAAACAACTCACACACGTGAATGATGACGTGTACAAAAACATTGCGTTGAGCAAAGTAGAGAAGCGCAACGTTGCAACAACCGACAACAAACAAATGACGGTATGGGTTATCTATCCGCCGAACTTTGATCCTTCCAAAAAATATCCCACGCTTTTGTATTGCCAGGGCGGACCGCAATCACCGCTTACGCAATCCTATTCCTTCCGCTGGAACTTTCAGTTGATGGCAGCAAACGGTTACATTGTTGTTGCACCCAATCGTAGAGGTATGTATGGTCATGGTAGCAGTTGGAACGAAGAAATCAGCAAAGACTGGGGCGGGCAAGTAATGAAGGATTATTTAAGCGCCATTGATGCCGTAAGCAAAGAACGTTACGTTGACACGTCGCGGCGCGGTTGTGTGGGTGCATCGTACGGCGGCTATTCGGTTTTTTATTTAGCCGGCATTCACAACAATCGCTTTAAAACTTTCATTGCACACGACGGTGTGTTTGACACACGCAGCATGAGCGGCACCACGGAAGAATTGTGGTTTACGAATTGGGAATTTGGCGGACCGTATTGGGACAAAGCCAACAAAACCGCACAAAAATCTTACAACGAATTCAATCCAATTAATTACGTTGACAAATGGAACGCACCAATTATGATTGTGCAGGGCGGCAAAGATTACCGTGTGCCCATTGAACAAGGCTTGCAGGCTTTTTACGCGGCCCAGGCAAGAGGCTTAAAGAGCAAGCTGCTTTATTTTCCCGATGAAAACCATTGGGTGTTGAAACCGCAAAATGCGCTTGTGTGGCAGCGGGAATTTTTTAAATGGCTGGGTGAAACCTTAAACACTAAAGCACTTTAA